The following proteins are co-located in the Aquarana catesbeiana isolate 2022-GZ linkage group LG02, ASM4218655v1, whole genome shotgun sequence genome:
- the NFE2 gene encoding transcription factor NF-E2 45 kDa subunit: protein MDLTWQEIMSITELQGLDMHLDSAYKTEYGCQPPTLPFFGCSLGNNPRDGIVPNASQGMPNLDRLYLDPISPQAQQVPTLSMVSEYGPTSCTGMFMSNVSQMGCINQYASKLVPTSGVSGQDHVAMPEACLNGVHSLHQPCKGQDDFESDSGLSLNFSDGESIEIENIDTQRLQSDFMEIVPPHAYQNQYNMATNLTQSFMEHNLCETQPYITSRTQELVCSRDERRAVAMQIPFPIERIINLPVEDFNELLSRYSLTESQLALVRDIRRRGKNKVAAQNCRKRKMENIVILEREIEQLRTEREGLHREREEVERVMEEVKTNLKGLQQELYGILQNQGSQFYQEDLLFKQTPDASISFPTN, encoded by the exons ATGGATCTTACTTGGCAAGAGATCATGTCTATTACTGAACTACAG GGGCTGGATATGCACCTAGATTCTGCATATAAAACTGAATATGGATGTCAGCCACCTACATTGCCATTTTTTGGATGCAGTCTTGGAAATAACCCAAGAGACGGTATAGTGCCAAATGCAAGCCAGGGCATGCCAAACTTAGATCGACTTTACCTGGACCCCATTTCTCCTCAAGCTCAGCAAGTGCCCACTCTTTCTATGGTTTCTGAATATGGTCCAACATCCTGCACAGGAATGTTCATGTCAAATGTCTCCCAAATGGGTTGCATAAATCAATATGCTTCAAAGCTGGTGCCTACAAGTGGGGTGAGTGGCCAAGATCATGTAGCTATGCCAGAGGCTTGTCTAAATGGAGTCCATTCCCTACACCAGCCCTGTAAAGGCCAAGATGATTTTGAATCAGACTCTGGCTTATCTTTAAACTTCAGTGATGGCGAATCAATTGAAATAGAGAACATAGATACACAGAGGTTGCAGTCAGACTTTATGGAAATAGTTCCACCACATGCCTATCAAAATCAGTATAATATGGCTACAAACCTAACACAGTCTTTTATGGAACACAATCTGTGTGAAACCCAACCCTACATTACATCTCGAACTCAAGAATtggtctgcagtagggatgagcgaaGGGCAGTTGCAATGCAAATTCCATTTCCCATAGAAAGAATCATCAATCTACCTGTGGAGGACTTTAATGAACTTCTGTCACGCTACTCATTAACAGAATCACAGCTGGCTTTGGTCAGGGACATTCGTAGACGTGGGAAGAATAAAGTAGCTGCTCAAAATTGCCGCAAGCGCAAGATGGAGAACATCGTTATCTTGGAAAGGGAGATAGAGCAGTTGAGAACAGAGCGAGAAGGACTGCACAGGGAACGAGAGGAGGTAGAAAGGGTCATGGAAGAAGTGAAGACCAATTTGAAAGGGCTTCAGCAGGAGTTGTATGGCATTTTACAAAATCAAGGCAGTCAGTTTTATCAGGAGGATCTTTTGTTCAAGCAGACGCCAGATGCTAGTATTTCTTTCCCTACAAATTAG